The following coding sequences lie in one Agrobacterium vitis genomic window:
- the cysG gene encoding siroheme synthase CysG, translating into MPFKSLPQNNSRRPERVAPLAKLPVFWALEGKRVIIAGGSDGAAWKAELLAACGADVEVFCAEDELSDTFRALLEEQDRMVLHSHCWHIGIFENAALALADCETEDEAKAFYCAAKAAGVPVNVIDKPAYCQFQFGSIVNRSPVVVAISTDGAAPILGQAIRRRIETLLPPALKPWAELAQAIRGRINEKLAPGAPRRAFWERFVDRAFAGNAPPQDNEEDLLLNETARLANAPALGRVTLVGAGPGDAELLTLKAVRALQAADVILFDDLVSPDVLELARREAKRMLVGKRGGRESCKQDDINEMMVRFAKAGKRVVRLKSGDPMIFGRAGEEIARLADEGIAVDVVPGITSASAMAAALGISLTHRDHAQSLRLVTGHSRHGDLPESLNWRDMADPSVTTIFYMGGRMAGRIAENLMAAGMASNTQAVAMTSISRAEQTNWRGTVGDLADAVATLGVSNPILIGVGTAFAQQGTAMPCAFPKQAEQQMAAY; encoded by the coding sequence ATGCCGTTCAAATCCTTGCCGCAGAATAACTCCCGCCGCCCGGAACGGGTCGCGCCGCTCGCAAAACTGCCGGTGTTCTGGGCGCTCGAGGGCAAGCGCGTCATCATCGCCGGTGGTTCGGATGGTGCCGCCTGGAAGGCGGAATTGCTGGCTGCGTGTGGCGCTGATGTAGAGGTGTTCTGCGCAGAAGACGAATTGTCCGATACCTTCCGCGCCCTCCTTGAAGAGCAGGACCGCATGGTCCTTCATTCCCATTGCTGGCATATCGGCATTTTTGAAAACGCCGCCTTGGCGCTTGCCGATTGCGAGACGGAGGACGAGGCCAAGGCGTTCTATTGCGCAGCAAAAGCGGCGGGCGTGCCGGTCAATGTCATCGACAAGCCCGCCTATTGCCAATTCCAGTTCGGCTCCATCGTCAACCGCTCGCCGGTCGTGGTGGCGATTTCCACCGATGGCGCGGCACCAATCCTCGGGCAGGCGATACGGCGGCGAATCGAAACCCTGCTGCCCCCTGCCCTCAAACCATGGGCAGAACTGGCGCAAGCGATCCGTGGCCGGATCAATGAAAAGCTGGCACCCGGCGCACCGCGCCGCGCCTTCTGGGAGCGGTTCGTGGACCGCGCCTTTGCCGGCAATGCACCACCGCAGGACAATGAGGAGGATTTGCTGCTGAACGAGACCGCCAGGCTCGCGAACGCCCCGGCACTTGGGCGGGTCACACTGGTCGGCGCGGGGCCGGGCGATGCGGAGCTATTGACCCTGAAAGCCGTACGGGCGCTGCAAGCCGCCGATGTCATCCTGTTTGACGATCTGGTCTCCCCTGACGTTCTCGAACTTGCCCGCCGTGAAGCCAAACGCATGCTGGTTGGCAAGCGTGGCGGGCGGGAAAGCTGCAAGCAAGACGATATCAACGAGATGATGGTGCGGTTTGCCAAGGCTGGCAAACGTGTGGTGCGGCTGAAATCCGGCGATCCGATGATTTTCGGGCGGGCAGGCGAGGAAATCGCCCGACTGGCGGATGAGGGCATTGCCGTGGATGTCGTACCCGGCATCACCTCAGCCAGCGCCATGGCGGCGGCGCTTGGCATTTCGCTCACCCACCGCGATCATGCGCAATCGCTGCGATTGGTGACGGGCCATTCCCGGCATGGCGACCTGCCGGAAAGCCTCAACTGGCGCGATATGGCCGATCCATCCGTCACGACAATCTTCTACATGGGCGGCCGGATGGCAGGCCGGATTGCCGAAAATCTGATGGCCGCCGGCATGGCTTCCAACACGCAAGCGGTGGCGATGACCTCGATCAGCCGTGCTGAACAGACAAACTGGCGTGGAACGGTCGGGGATCTGGCCGATGCGGTTGCCACACTTGGCGTCAGCAACCCTATCCTCATCGGCGTCGGCACCGCCTTTGCCCAGCAAGGCACAGCGATGCCGTGTGCTTTCCCCAAGCAGGCAGAACAACAAATGGCGGCCTATTGA
- a CDS encoding SulP family inorganic anion transporter, giving the protein MKKIERYQRDWFSNIRGDVLSGIVVALALIPEAIGFSVIAGVDPKIGLFASVIIACVSAFCGGRPGMISAATAATAVLIGGLVKDHGIQYLFAATVLMGLLQILAGFLKLGRLMRFVSRSVMTGFVNALAILIFMAQLPELLGRPPSTFVMIGVALAIIYLFPRLTKVVPSPLVAIAVLTAATWWFGWDVRSVSDLGELPSSLPLFGWPQVPLTFETLQIIFPYSIALAAVGLLESLLTAQIVDDMTDTQSNKSQECIGQGASNIASGLFGGMGGCAMIGQSVINVSSGGRGRLSTFVAGAFLLVLLLVLDDILRVVPMAALVAIMIMVSIGTFSWRSILDLRRNPPSSSLVMLVTVVTVVATHDLSKGVLAGVLLSGVFFAGKVARMVHVKAEDQEDGSRLYRVDGQIFFASADAFIAAFDFDDEVKAITIDVTQAHFWDITAVGALDKIVLKFRAKGAEVDVKGMNIASAHMMDRFAVHRDPQAVLSAGGH; this is encoded by the coding sequence ATGAAAAAAATTGAACGATACCAGCGAGACTGGTTCTCGAATATCCGTGGCGATGTCCTGTCGGGCATTGTCGTGGCCCTTGCGCTTATTCCTGAAGCTATCGGCTTCTCGGTGATTGCCGGGGTTGATCCGAAGATTGGGCTGTTTGCCTCGGTTATCATCGCCTGCGTTTCTGCTTTCTGCGGTGGGCGTCCGGGCATGATTTCCGCTGCCACCGCCGCAACCGCTGTATTGATCGGTGGATTGGTCAAGGATCACGGCATTCAATATTTGTTTGCCGCAACGGTGCTGATGGGCCTGCTGCAAATTCTGGCGGGCTTCCTGAAGCTGGGGCGGTTGATGCGCTTCGTGTCGCGTTCGGTGATGACGGGCTTCGTCAATGCCCTGGCGATCCTGATCTTCATGGCGCAGTTGCCGGAATTGCTTGGCCGCCCACCGTCGACCTTCGTGATGATTGGTGTGGCGCTTGCCATCATTTATCTCTTCCCGCGCCTCACCAAGGTGGTGCCGTCACCGCTGGTGGCTATCGCCGTTCTGACAGCCGCGACCTGGTGGTTCGGGTGGGATGTCCGCAGCGTCAGCGATCTCGGCGAATTGCCGTCCAGCCTGCCGCTGTTCGGTTGGCCGCAGGTGCCTCTGACCTTTGAGACGTTGCAGATCATTTTCCCTTATTCCATTGCGCTCGCCGCTGTCGGCCTGCTGGAATCGTTGCTGACAGCGCAGATCGTCGATGACATGACGGATACGCAAAGCAACAAGAGCCAGGAATGCATCGGCCAGGGCGCAAGCAATATCGCTTCCGGCCTGTTCGGTGGCATGGGCGGCTGCGCCATGATCGGCCAGTCGGTGATCAATGTCTCGTCCGGTGGGCGAGGGCGCCTTTCGACCTTTGTCGCGGGTGCATTCCTGCTGGTCCTGCTGCTGGTCTTGGACGATATCCTGCGCGTTGTGCCGATGGCGGCTCTGGTGGCGATCATGATCATGGTGTCGATTGGCACCTTTTCATGGCGGTCTATCCTCGATCTGCGCCGCAATCCTCCCTCCTCCTCGCTGGTCATGCTGGTGACAGTGGTGACAGTGGTCGCTACCCATGATCTGTCCAAGGGCGTGCTGGCCGGTGTGCTGTTGTCGGGGGTGTTTTTTGCCGGCAAGGTGGCGCGGATGGTGCATGTGAAGGCGGAAGACCAAGAGGATGGGTCGAGGCTTTACCGGGTCGATGGTCAGATCTTCTTTGCCTCCGCCGATGCTTTCATTGCCGCCTTCGATTTCGATGATGAAGTGAAAGCGATTACCATCGACGTGACCCAGGCGCATTTCTGGGACATTACCGCTGTTGGTGCCCTTGATAAGATCGTGCTGAAGTTTCGCGCCAAGGGGGCCGAGGTCGATGTTAAGGGCATGAACATCGCCAGTGCGCATATGATGGACCGGTTTGCTGTTCACCGCGATCCGCAGGCCGTTCTGTCCGCAGGGGGGCATTGA
- a CDS encoding NAD(P)/FAD-dependent oxidoreductase has translation MRVPLLRVETHSTLPEAADVVVIGGGIVGTCTAYFLAKRGVKVVLLEKGLIGAEQSSRNWGWCRQQNRDARELPMATKSLDLWDSFASDIGEDVGFRRCGLLYLSNSEAEIATWAKWRDFAKIVGVTTHMLSGKEAAEKGSATRKPWLGGVFSPSDGIAVPERAAPIIARGVMKFGGTVMQHCAARGLETEAGRVSAVVTEKGTIRTGTVVMAGGAWASSFCNQLNIRFPQASIRSSILSVGPLDGLGAEALPDALHTARVSVTRRGDGGYTLAISGRASVDLTPQQIRYGKAFLPMFQRRWRSLKPGTIEGLRNGHETLAKWALDKATPMERNRILDPIPDRKLIAETYRRAGELLPALAGAKISASWAGYIDSTPDGVPAIGEVPSLPGFILAAGFSGHGFGIGPGAGHLIADIITGSEPIVDPKDYRPERLAHSAWGKVAGF, from the coding sequence ATGCGTGTACCCCTGTTGCGAGTAGAGACCCATAGCACTTTGCCGGAGGCGGCGGATGTCGTGGTGATCGGCGGCGGTATCGTCGGCACATGTACCGCCTATTTCCTGGCAAAACGCGGTGTCAAAGTGGTCCTGCTGGAGAAAGGCCTGATCGGGGCGGAGCAGTCCAGCCGCAATTGGGGCTGGTGCCGCCAGCAGAACCGCGATGCCCGCGAATTGCCGATGGCGACAAAAAGCCTGGATCTGTGGGACAGTTTTGCCAGCGACATTGGCGAGGATGTCGGGTTTCGCCGCTGCGGCCTGCTTTACCTGAGCAATAGCGAGGCGGAAATCGCCACCTGGGCCAAATGGCGTGACTTTGCCAAAATAGTCGGCGTCACCACGCACATGCTTTCGGGCAAGGAAGCCGCCGAAAAAGGCAGCGCGACGCGAAAGCCTTGGCTTGGCGGGGTGTTTTCGCCCAGCGATGGCATAGCGGTCCCCGAAAGGGCTGCCCCGATTATTGCGCGCGGCGTGATGAAATTTGGCGGAACCGTTATGCAGCATTGCGCGGCCCGTGGGCTGGAAACCGAGGCTGGCCGGGTCAGTGCCGTGGTGACGGAAAAGGGGACGATCCGCACGGGAACCGTGGTGATGGCGGGCGGCGCCTGGGCGTCTTCCTTCTGCAATCAGTTGAACATTCGCTTTCCGCAGGCGTCTATCCGGTCCTCTATCCTTTCTGTCGGTCCTCTTGACGGATTAGGTGCCGAAGCTTTGCCAGACGCCCTGCATACGGCGCGGGTTTCCGTGACCCGCCGGGGCGATGGCGGCTATACCTTGGCGATCAGCGGCCGTGCCAGCGTCGATCTGACCCCCCAGCAAATTCGCTATGGCAAGGCTTTCCTGCCAATGTTCCAGCGGCGGTGGAGAAGCCTGAAGCCGGGTACGATCGAAGGTCTGCGCAATGGCCATGAGACACTGGCAAAATGGGCGTTGGACAAGGCGACGCCAATGGAGCGCAACCGTATTCTCGATCCGATACCGGATCGCAAACTGATCGCCGAAACCTATCGCCGGGCCGGCGAATTGCTGCCTGCTTTGGCTGGCGCAAAGATTTCGGCCAGTTGGGCTGGCTATATCGACAGCACCCCGGATGGTGTGCCCGCCATCGGTGAGGTTCCATCCCTGCCGGGCTTTATTCTGGCGGCGGGATTCAGTGGCCATGGCTTTGGCATCGGGCCGGGGGCAGGGCATCTGATCGCCGATATCATCACCGGTTCCGAACCGATTGTCGATCCCAAAGACTATCGGCCAGAGCGGCTGGCTCACTCGGCTTGGGGCAAGGTCGCGGGCTTCTGA
- a CDS encoding Lrp/AsnC family transcriptional regulator → MKLDRIDIKILYELQKNGRITNVELAELVNLSPSPCLMRVKKLQAEGYIEGYSAQINVSKLGQTLTVFTEITLKNHRQIDFARFLAAVEKVDQVIECHLVSGGYDYMLKFVTSGIGEYQSIMERLTDMDIGIDKYFSFVVLKSPIVKSHMPLTSLFPM, encoded by the coding sequence GTGAAGCTCGACAGGATCGACATCAAGATTCTCTATGAACTGCAAAAGAACGGTCGGATCACCAATGTGGAACTGGCCGAACTGGTCAATCTCTCCCCCAGCCCCTGCCTGATGCGCGTAAAGAAACTTCAAGCGGAGGGCTATATCGAAGGCTATTCCGCCCAGATCAATGTCAGCAAGCTTGGCCAGACGCTAACGGTGTTTACCGAAATCACCTTGAAGAACCACAGACAGATCGATTTTGCCCGCTTTCTGGCCGCGGTTGAAAAAGTTGACCAGGTGATCGAATGCCACCTGGTCTCCGGCGGCTATGATTACATGCTGAAATTCGTCACATCAGGGATTGGTGAATACCAGTCGATCATGGAACGGCTGACCGACATGGATATTGGCATCGACAAATATTTCAGCTTCGTGGTGCTGAAATCACCGATCGTCAAATCGCATATGCCTCTGACCAGCCTGTTTCCGATGTAG
- a CDS encoding amidase — protein MTPNFSGQGLSGKSIAQLAVLIQSGALDPQDLAHQTLGAIRDYGDQTIFTRLTPERAMQEAQASALRIRAGCSLGPLDGIPIAWKDLFDLKGITTTAGSVVLDDQPPASRDADVVQALASAGMVSIGQVNMSEFAFSGLGVNPHYGTPRNPHGVGEARVPGGSSSGSAVAVAAGLVPVSIGTDTGGSVRIPSAFNGIVGYKATRGRYSMRGVFPLSKSLDSLGPLCRTVQDAVWIDAAMRGLTHPQVTRAALAGCRFVVPDTVFFDGAEDGVVKAFEAAIRRLEQAGAVVRRQAFPIMQQILDVLAKHGPLVTAEAYVLHRHRLHGPDAARMDHRVATRARLGENISLASYVELVDRREQLIAEFTGQIGTDEFILTPTVAHVAPLTAPLVADDDLFVATNGKTLRNTMLGNFLDWCAVSLPCGTGDANMPVGLQVSGPAGSDEALLGLALSMEAVICS, from the coding sequence ATGACCCCAAACTTTTCAGGCCAAGGCCTTTCAGGCAAAAGCATTGCCCAGCTTGCTGTCTTGATCCAGTCCGGCGCGCTTGATCCGCAGGATCTCGCCCATCAGACGTTGGGGGCCATCCGGGATTACGGGGATCAGACAATTTTCACCCGGCTAACGCCGGAGCGGGCGATGCAGGAGGCCCAGGCCTCGGCATTGCGCATCCGGGCCGGTTGCTCGCTCGGCCCTCTGGACGGCATACCGATTGCCTGGAAGGATCTTTTCGATCTCAAGGGAATAACCACCACCGCAGGTTCCGTGGTGTTGGACGATCAGCCACCGGCATCGCGCGATGCGGATGTGGTCCAGGCCCTGGCGAGTGCTGGAATGGTGTCCATCGGTCAGGTCAATATGAGCGAGTTTGCCTTTTCCGGCCTTGGGGTCAATCCGCATTACGGCACACCGCGCAATCCGCACGGTGTGGGCGAGGCGCGGGTTCCCGGCGGATCGTCCTCGGGCTCGGCTGTAGCGGTGGCAGCCGGGCTGGTGCCGGTGTCGATTGGGACGGATACGGGCGGGTCTGTCCGCATTCCCTCCGCCTTCAATGGCATTGTCGGCTATAAGGCAACCCGTGGCCGCTATTCCATGCGTGGCGTCTTTCCTCTCTCCAAAAGTCTCGATTCCCTTGGTCCGCTCTGCCGCACCGTGCAGGATGCGGTCTGGATCGATGCTGCCATGCGCGGGCTGACGCATCCGCAGGTGACCCGCGCCGCCTTGGCTGGATGCCGTTTCGTCGTGCCCGACACGGTGTTTTTCGATGGTGCCGAGGATGGTGTGGTTAAAGCGTTTGAGGCTGCGATACGCCGCCTGGAGCAGGCGGGCGCCGTGGTGCGCCGTCAAGCCTTCCCGATCATGCAGCAGATCCTCGATGTTCTCGCCAAGCATGGCCCGCTGGTGACGGCGGAGGCCTATGTGTTGCATCGCCACCGTCTGCATGGGCCGGACGCGGCCCGCATGGATCACCGCGTCGCAACCCGTGCGCGGTTGGGCGAAAACATCAGCCTTGCCAGCTATGTCGAGCTTGTTGACCGGCGAGAGCAATTGATTGCGGAATTTACCGGCCAGATCGGCACGGATGAATTCATCCTGACGCCAACCGTCGCGCATGTCGCACCACTGACCGCGCCGCTTGTGGCTGACGATGACCTGTTCGTGGCCACCAATGGCAAGACATTGCGCAACACAATGCTCGGCAATTTCCTCGATTGGTGCGCCGTTTCGCTGCCATGCGGAACGGGTGATGCCAATATGCCTGTTGGCCTGCAAGTCTCCGGGCCTGCAGGGTCAGACGAAGCCTTGCTTGGCCTGGCGCTTTCAATGGAAGCGGTGATTTGTAGTTGA
- a CDS encoding extracellular solute-binding protein → MNTHNPPASFPAPALHTQGKPRLRVLGTAISLLEPLRVQAQQDLGIEVVFDNNDFLTTQHKAAQAPDSYDIYDQCFHNLDIVWYWRAIQPIELKRIDLWNEISDLTKTGRLEPSAQLGKGDAPVKKLFVQPDLSLGDNPTGHISMLPTTHNFDSFAYRSDLVKSPRSVSSWASLLDETWTGRVALVDEPAIGIFDAALAAEAAGLMRFDNIGNMTVVEIDRLIAILTEKKKSGFFRDFWRTAEDAAALMVKGRTDIQSMWSTGITILSGQGMAVEQAVPVEGYRAWHGGLCLSRGLEGRMLDVAYDYLNWWISGLPGAVVARQGYYISTPQRSKAYLSKAEWDYWYGGLPAAQDLPGPDGAMRIKAGESRRGGSYWQRANRIAVWNTTMDEHNYLVRRWLQLMAA, encoded by the coding sequence ATGAACACCCATAACCCACCGGCTTCTTTTCCTGCGCCCGCCCTTCATACGCAAGGCAAACCGCGTCTTCGGGTGCTCGGCACGGCGATTTCCTTGCTGGAACCGTTGCGCGTCCAGGCGCAGCAGGATCTTGGCATCGAGGTCGTGTTCGACAACAATGATTTCCTGACCACCCAGCACAAGGCGGCGCAGGCGCCGGATAGTTACGACATCTACGATCAGTGCTTTCATAACCTGGACATCGTCTGGTATTGGCGCGCCATCCAGCCGATAGAACTGAAGCGGATCGACCTCTGGAACGAGATTTCCGATCTCACCAAGACCGGACGACTGGAGCCGAGTGCCCAACTGGGCAAGGGCGATGCACCTGTCAAGAAACTGTTCGTCCAGCCGGACCTGTCGCTGGGCGATAATCCGACCGGCCATATTTCCATGTTGCCCACCACCCATAATTTCGACAGTTTTGCCTATCGCAGCGATCTGGTGAAAAGCCCCAGGTCCGTGTCCAGTTGGGCAAGTCTGTTGGACGAGACCTGGACGGGCCGGGTGGCGCTGGTGGACGAGCCCGCCATCGGCATTTTCGATGCGGCCCTTGCTGCCGAGGCGGCTGGCCTGATGCGGTTCGACAATATCGGTAATATGACCGTGGTCGAGATCGATCGGCTGATCGCCATTCTGACCGAGAAGAAAAAATCCGGATTTTTCAGGGACTTCTGGCGCACCGCAGAGGATGCCGCAGCCCTGATGGTCAAGGGCCGTACCGATATCCAGAGCATGTGGTCCACAGGCATTACCATCTTGAGCGGTCAGGGCATGGCCGTGGAGCAGGCGGTGCCGGTCGAAGGTTACCGGGCCTGGCATGGCGGGCTTTGCCTGTCGCGTGGCCTTGAAGGGCGGATGCTGGATGTGGCCTATGACTATCTTAACTGGTGGATTTCCGGGTTGCCAGGTGCTGTCGTTGCGCGGCAAGGCTATTACATCTCCACGCCGCAGCGCTCAAAGGCGTATCTGAGCAAGGCGGAATGGGATTATTGGTATGGCGGCCTGCCCGCCGCGCAGGACTTGCCCGGACCGGATGGCGCGATGCGGATCAAGGCTGGCGAAAGCCGCAGGGGCGGGTCTTACTGGCAGCGTGCCAACCGCATCGCGGTGTGGAACACCACCATGGACGAACATAATTATCTGGTGCGTCGCTGGCTTCAGCTGATGGCGGCATAA
- a CDS encoding CobW family GTP-binding protein, whose translation MADARGAIPQFTPVNLLTGFLGSGKTTLLKRLLSDPALADTAVLINELGEIGLDHDLVETVDGDTVLLQSGCVCCTIRGDLAEAVRTLHDRRERGEIAPFRRVMIESTGLADPFPILSTLKADPVLRHHFRHGNVITTVDAINGLGQLDAYGESARQVAIADRLVITKTDMTEALEQPELTGRLMARIASINLDAAIIAAAAPDFSAASLLDDDASLHSSTLQSASGFYCEAPADAGHSGDFRSFVVTVDAPIDWTAFGIWLTMLLNRHGARIIRVKGILNIAGEDRPVAIHGVQHLVHPPVHMGGWPSADRRSRLVFIVDGLETALIRRSFEAFAIK comes from the coding sequence ATGGCTGATGCAAGGGGTGCTATTCCCCAGTTCACTCCTGTCAATTTGCTGACCGGCTTCCTCGGCTCCGGCAAGACGACGCTGCTGAAGCGTCTGCTGTCAGACCCCGCCCTTGCCGATACGGCGGTGCTGATCAATGAATTAGGCGAAATCGGCCTCGATCACGACCTGGTGGAAACGGTCGATGGTGATACGGTGCTTTTGCAATCCGGCTGTGTCTGCTGCACCATTCGCGGCGATCTGGCTGAAGCCGTGCGAACCCTGCATGACCGCCGGGAGCGGGGCGAGATCGCACCCTTTCGCCGGGTGATGATTGAAAGCACCGGGCTTGCCGACCCGTTTCCAATCTTATCGACGCTGAAAGCCGATCCGGTCCTGCGCCATCATTTTCGCCACGGCAATGTCATCACCACGGTTGATGCCATTAATGGGTTGGGGCAACTGGACGCTTATGGCGAATCGGCCCGGCAAGTGGCGATTGCCGACCGGTTGGTGATCACCAAAACCGATATGACTGAAGCCCTTGAACAGCCTGAATTGACCGGACGGTTGATGGCCCGGATCGCGTCGATCAATCTCGATGCAGCGATAATTGCCGCCGCGGCCCCGGATTTTTCAGCCGCCAGCCTGCTGGATGACGATGCCAGCCTGCACAGTTCCACCCTGCAATCGGCCAGCGGTTTTTACTGCGAAGCGCCAGCAGATGCTGGCCATAGCGGCGACTTCCGCTCCTTCGTGGTGACGGTTGACGCGCCGATCGACTGGACCGCTTTCGGCATCTGGTTGACGATGTTGCTCAACCGCCATGGCGCCAGGATTATCCGGGTGAAGGGCATTTTGAACATCGCGGGTGAGGACCGGCCCGTTGCCATTCACGGGGTCCAGCATCTGGTGCATCCGCCCGTCCATATGGGCGGCTGGCCATCGGCGGATCGACGCTCCAGGCTGGTTTTCATTGTGGATGGATTGGAGACGGCGCTGATCAGGCGGTCTTTCGAGGCCTTTGCGATAAAGTGA
- a CDS encoding polysaccharide deacetylase family protein, giving the protein MAKEIFCSFGIDVDAVAGWLGSYGGEDSPDDISRGLFAGEVGAPRLLKLFERFGIKTTWFIPGHSIETFPEQMQAVADAGHEIGIHGYTHENPIAMTREQETEVLDKCIELVTKLSGKRPTGYVAPWWEFSNVTNELLLERGIKYDHSLMHNDFTPYYVRVGDSWTKIDYSKKPSDWMVPLKRGHETDLIEIPASWYLDDLPPMMFIKKSPNSHGFVNPHDIEQIWRDQFDWVYREMDYAVFPITIHPDVAGRPQVLMMLERLFAHMSKHPGVKFVTMNEIADDFAKRFPRKK; this is encoded by the coding sequence ATGGCAAAGGAAATCTTTTGCAGCTTCGGCATCGATGTGGATGCAGTGGCCGGCTGGCTCGGCTCTTACGGTGGCGAGGATTCGCCTGACGATATTTCCCGTGGCCTGTTTGCCGGTGAGGTCGGCGCACCGCGCTTGCTGAAACTGTTCGAGCGTTTCGGCATCAAGACCACCTGGTTCATTCCCGGCCATTCCATCGAGACCTTCCCCGAGCAGATGCAGGCGGTGGCCGATGCAGGCCATGAAATCGGCATTCACGGCTATACCCACGAAAACCCGATTGCCATGACCCGCGAGCAGGAAACCGAAGTGCTGGACAAGTGCATCGAGCTGGTCACCAAGCTATCTGGCAAGCGTCCGACCGGCTATGTTGCGCCCTGGTGGGAGTTTTCCAATGTCACCAATGAGTTGCTGCTGGAGCGCGGCATCAAATACGATCACTCATTGATGCATAATGATTTCACGCCCTATTATGTGCGCGTTGGCGATAGCTGGACCAAGATCGACTATTCCAAGAAGCCCTCCGACTGGATGGTGCCCTTGAAGCGTGGCCACGAGACCGACCTGATCGAAATTCCGGCCTCGTGGTATCTCGATGACCTGCCACCGATGATGTTCATCAAGAAATCACCCAACAGCCACGGCTTCGTCAATCCGCATGATATCGAGCAGATCTGGCGCGATCAGTTCGATTGGGTCTATCGTGAAATGGATTATGCGGTTTTCCCGATCACCATTCACCCTGACGTTGCCGGACGCCCGCAGGTGTTGATGATGCTGGAGCGCTTGTTTGCCCATATGAGCAAGCATCCGGGGGTGAAATTCGTGACCATGAACGAGATCGCCGACGATTTCGCCAAGCGCTTTCCGCGCAAGAAGTAA
- a CDS encoding ABC transporter ATP-binding protein yields the protein MIYDLELIDVGKVYDNGTTAVSAFSLAVKKGEFIAFLGPSGCGKTTTLRMIAGSEGISSGDMMIKGVRMNDVPPQMRPTATIFQNYALFPHMSVRRNVAYGLEVKGMAKAERDRKVERIIATLGLEDIAERKPEKLSGGQRQRVALARGLVIEPDILLLDEPLGALDANLRKAIQNELKILQRTLGVTFIFVTHAQSEALALSDRVVVMNQGRVEQVSPPHQLYTRPATPFVAQFIGRNAIFKGHARADGAGDLRVETPEGLLAGLVNGSVSDGGLANLVVPAEAIQVHHGNREPLERVAVAHGGNAVHARIQRADVVGHVSHISVVLADGRSLSLEAHVEKYRPDEFPVGSDVFLSWKPSDATIIAAH from the coding sequence GATTGATGTGGGCAAGGTCTATGACAATGGCACCACGGCTGTCAGTGCCTTCAGCCTGGCGGTGAAAAAGGGTGAGTTCATCGCTTTTCTCGGCCCATCCGGCTGCGGCAAGACCACGACGTTGAGGATGATTGCCGGGTCCGAGGGTATTTCCTCCGGCGATATGATGATCAAGGGCGTGCGGATGAACGATGTGCCGCCGCAGATGCGCCCGACCGCAACGATCTTTCAGAATTACGCGCTGTTTCCTCATATGAGCGTGCGCCGCAATGTCGCTTACGGTCTTGAAGTCAAAGGCATGGCAAAGGCTGAGCGCGACCGCAAGGTAGAGCGGATCATTGCAACGCTTGGGCTTGAAGACATAGCCGAGCGCAAGCCGGAAAAGCTTTCCGGCGGCCAGCGCCAGCGGGTGGCCTTGGCGCGGGGATTGGTGATCGAGCCTGACATTCTGCTTCTGGATGAGCCGCTTGGCGCGCTCGATGCCAATCTGCGCAAGGCGATCCAGAACGAGCTGAAAATCCTGCAACGGACGCTGGGCGTCACCTTCATCTTCGTCACCCATGCGCAATCGGAGGCGCTGGCGCTGTCCGACCGGGTGGTGGTGATGAACCAGGGCCGTGTCGAGCAGGTCAGCCCGCCGCATCAGCTCTATACCCGGCCCGCGACGCCGTTTGTGGCGCAATTTATTGGCCGAAACGCGATTTTCAAGGGGCATGCCCGCGCCGATGGCGCAGGCGATTTACGGGTCGAGACCCCGGAAGGATTGCTCGCGGGCTTGGTCAATGGCTCGGTGTCCGACGGCGGGCTCGCCAATCTCGTCGTTCCCGCCGAGGCCATTCAGGTTCATCATGGAAACCGCGAGCCGCTTGAGCGGGTTGCTGTGGCCCATGGTGGCAACGCGGTTCATGCCCGCATTCAACGTGCCGATGTCGTCGGTCATGTCTCGCATATCTCAGTGGTGCTGGCGGATGGTCGGTCTTTGTCTCTCGAGGCCCATGTCGAGAAATATCGCCCGGATGAGTTTCCGGTCGGCTCCGACGTGTTTCTGTCGTGGAAGCCGTCGGATGCCACCATTATCGCCGCACACTGA